The Harmonia axyridis chromosome 3, icHarAxyr1.1, whole genome shotgun sequence nucleotide sequence aaccatactgagaataaatcacttgacagctgttaaatcggtcgccatcttgaacagtaatgccaacttaaagttatataactcgaaaaaaaacacccgttataaaaaaGTTGCTATTATTCAACAGTCCTCCAACACCTGGAataaaattttatcaataaaatctttTAGTTGTCCCCATCAAGAAACGTTATATCAAACAGTTCCTCTACGCTAGGAAAATTTTATCGCTAGTCTCTGGCAAATCTATTCTGCAATACCTTGTCGAACAAAATCATGCGGGAAAATCTCAGTTTTACACAGATTACATGgcttatatatttcattattgtatGTGTATGTATGAAACAATCAATAAACGATGTTTATGGAAATATCCcattcatttccataaaaattcaGTGGCTTAGAGAAAATAACGTATGATACTCGTATAGTGGGctcattctaacaatgatttatTCAAGAATTGGCTTCTTCGTGGCACTAtgcattataaataactattctgttgATGAAATCTTTCATTATTCCTGCAAATTTGATGGTTGCTGGACcttcaacaaaatattattgcTAAAGTAAAgtgaatttcaaaaacaaattagTTTTATTATAAAGTATAAAGTATaaagtataaaaaaatttatacttTTTTGAGATGTTCCTTGACCATCGGCTTAATCGGGTCAAAGCAACGTCCTTTCTCGGAATGACGAGATTCCCTAGTTACCGAGCGTCTGTCTGCAAGAGCTAGCAATAAAATCAAGTTCACCTTGATGGACAATTCGAACAGTTTTGATGTATTTTGTCAAAGTGTATTACGTGACGATTTATTCTATATCGGGAAAAACCGTCCGTTGAATTGTAATCTTTGATATTCCTAGTCTATTTTACACTTTATTACAAATCGAACAACCGTTGTCATTGCCACATATATTTTGTTTGTCGATTGAGGTCAGTTTGAACATGTTGTTTGACATAAGAATAGCCTTAGAAATATTTTTCGCTCCATTTGGCGTGGAATATTTTCGTCCTTGAATATTGCACGAAGACATATTATGCAGATCTCGTCAAATATTCAGAACCAGGGTTATTTTCTTCGGAATCATTCCAAGATGAAAAGTTTTACtgtgaatcattaattactgTATTAACGATGAtagacgaggaatcgacaaacctggattttcttgagcgacgcacgtggttttgattcttcacatcactaacttgtcccaacagctcaaatttttccaccagtttacTACTAccgaccgagaaggtgcttcgcGACGGCAAAAAAGTGCCTTAGTTTTGCAAATAGTGACCTGCaaaatattcaccattttttgtagtgaattttaacaatttcaatgcgttgttgaagcgtatatcgttccatttttagtaatggcgtagtttttaaaTGTCAAAGGTCAAAAATGACTGCtactcaaaatgaaatctctcattggaaaaccctttattcgAATGGTGCGACCTGTGTAACCTTGGTGAGCTATTTACTGAGTCTATAGGTAATTGCTCAAAAAAGCATATATTAAGTTCTATACTCAACCTATGTGCTTTGTTTAATAAAATTTTGCGGTTTGTTTGACGTGCACAATTAGCTATTCACTGAGACTTAGATAATTGCTTAACAACGCGACCACATGCAGTGTGCTAAAAAGTGTAAACTTTATTTTCTTTAAACTGCGTTTTGTTCATGAAATTTGTACGATTTATTTACCATGCGTAATGCACTATTTACTGAGGCTGTGTGTTTTTGTATGTTAACTAGAGAGGTAGCTAAAAGTAATCACAACACATACATATCTAGTTTACAAACATCAATCATATTTTAACCTTCACACAACGCTTCACGGCATTTCTTTCCCAAACATTGGAATTGCTGGTACTTACAAGGtgtagttaaaaaaaaatccattatttttgcattaaaaacaaggctttaatagGTAAAGTTAGAATAATCCGAttcaggtcaaatatgcgctgttttattcgataacttgttgccatatTGAAgttaatatcattatgccttctctcatagaagccctcgtccctattggcataAAATTGAGACCAAGAACACAcaacaaaaccttcctggcAATCAATTCTAGCTCGGCCAACGTTTCCGCCTGCTCGCCACATGtcaaccacgaccgttttcgcttgacgttgtcgtaagtttcatcaccagtcaccaaccgcttccaAAATGTATCGATTTTTTTGCGATTCGCAGAtgaaaattcggtccatgatgttttttgcgttaactcgatCTTTTCGAGACCATCCCTATGGAAGTGATtgtaaacgtttttttttttgttgtgcaAAACTGTGAGTggagtatcaggaccataaacactattttcattttcagccgcctggcttgcatttttgccttgatcgaagaaaaactgtaaagtatagcgtattttctcatTGTTAGTGTTCATCTTTGACGCGCTCTCAAACTAAACtcagtcaactaatcacaaaactgtcacaaaagtttttgtagtacaatatctcatctttctaacgccatctggTTGCACCCGATCAGACGTATACAACGCGGGATGCAGATAATTAAAGCcaactattggaaaaatattggatttctttttactacaccttatataaCTTCCGACTAGAGACAGAACGATTCGTTCAAATTCCGGATTAGGTTGTTGAATAGAAAATTGAGTACCTATAGTGACTAAAAATATAAACGATATCTGCAAGATCCTCATAATTACGTAATTGTTATTCTTAATCTTAATTCTATACTTCAATAAGGTGCTTGTATTTGGAGTTACGTCAACACTCTCTACTGATTCAGTATGGAATTGATGGCATCTAATTTCTAGTTGCAAGTGTCCTTCAATGATTCAGCTTCCGTGTAAAGATCGATAGCAAAGAAACGAAATTCTTCCAACAAAAGCTGATCGTAACCGTTTCCGATGTGGCTTCAAGCCAATTTTATGATTCCGTTTTAAGAAAACATGAGATCATTTGGTTCATACATGCATACgtttgaagaaataataaatgatgaggTCACTAACATGGGAACCATTAATATAATTTCTCTCATTAATCCCACACCAGAAATGGTTCGAATTCAAAGCAAACAAGTCGTAAATCCTTATTGAAAGTATGGTTTAATAtacactaactgacaaagaaactgcaacacccagaaggagctgtttaaattatttatttattgccatTTAGGATACAAACAGTAAAAATTTACCAACAAAGTATCCACTTAATATTGTAatagatacaattttttttcaaaaaatttgttaatATATTTGCCCACCGCGATTATTTATACACTCTCcaacattgatgcaataagatggtctatttcttcttgagggatactatcccaagctgaTATGAAATTTAAGcagctctttctgggtgttgcagtttctttgtcagttagtaaacTTAGAGGCAAATATCGAGAAGGATTgatttatttaatttctttatttttattttttgacaatgtGATTCATCCAACATGAAAGGATAACATTAGCTTAGTGCATTCCTGCAGTAGGTTTAGGCATAGATAAAATTATATGGTCAATGCCTACTAACTTGTGATAATTTGTTCCAAGCGAATTAAAATCGAATGGCCCAGTTATATGGAGACAATTTATTGTCCTCCACATCATATCCCACACATGTTTGATGAGATTTAACTCCTGTGAATAGAGTGGCCACggttaaatattaatttctacaTTTAAGAAGGGCCATACCTACTTTATCTAGTAAAAATTCTAGGTAATGTCGATAGATTACAATTTTACTTGTCAAAGTCGATAATAATTTCTACTTAAGGAATTCGGTTAAACTTTGTTTTCGCAAATATAGTCATCATGTTGCCGAAATGATTCAATTGAAACTTTGCAGTTGTTCTATTGGCTGTACTTCACTTATTGACTACTGGCTCCAGTACAAAAGATTTGAACATTGAATTATCAATAACCAATAAATTGAATCGAATTTGGTTCAGATTGTGGGTTGTGGGTGATTTGGAAATTTGACTTTGTGACCATGTCCTACTGTTGATTTATATTGCCAATTTTTTCAGGTTCATCAATTATCCAACGATAAATTGAAACAGCGCGAGGTGGTATTTGTCGATATAGCTAATGATACAGTTCCTTCGTCAGATTACAAAAAAGAAGAGGACCCAACTCTATTCCGATCCCAGAAAACTGGCAGAGGTCCACTAACAGGCGATTGGAAAAACCAAGTTCAGCCTGTAATGACCTGCTACAAATTGGTCACCGTCGAGTTTAAATGGTTTGGTCTTCAGGTTGGTATTGATTCATCTCAGCTTTTTGATGGAAATGGTAGATTATCATCCATCTGTCATTTGGGttcaaatattcagaaaactAAAACCATACAACAGATttgattgaatttcattttatattgcTTATATGTCActaaaatacactgcgcaaaaaaattaacgcacattatggaaatctcaaatttattttacaactgaaggtgttctcaatgataattatttttattagaattatgcatgcatatgttattcactttcaacgtttttcttcaatacagatgttttttcccagcaggaataaaaaaagatgagattatcagattttgaatatattggctccattctgaaatcagttgttttcgatcaattctagtgatcaatagtttttctttcgtttgattttctacactcgatcgctatgcaacgttaaacacgcaatttgacccaagaggaatatgcccaagcggtagttttgcgagaagaagggcggacatacacaagaattgcagaaaggtttggagtttcccatacaagtatgtccagaatgttgcagcgattcagggagacaggtatgaatgtccgaaaaccaggacagggtagaccacgggtaacaactgccattcaagaacgttacttgagagttccttcgttgagacaacggtttgcaaacgctcgcctccttcaaaatcagcttgagcaaactcatggggtgcaaattagcactcagacaataagaaatcgcctcagagaatatgatttaaggcctcgtgtcgcggcaagaggcccagctcttaccccagcccatcgaagggcgcgtttggattttgcgagagagcatatccattgggaagaggctgattggaaaagagttctcttcacatatgagtctagattctgcctctaccattgtgatcgacgttcccttgtatacagacgtccacatgaaagatatgctcagtgcaatttcctgaatactactggttttgggggaggatcgattatggtatggggtggaatatctttgactgctcgcacagacctagttgaagtctctcgaacggaatggccagcaagaagtccagatctcaatccgattgagcaggtttgggacaacttcAATAGAAgtctgagaagttcagaaaatcatccagctactcttaatgacttaggaatccaactcagagaaatctgggaaggattagatcagaacattttaagatcactcactttgagtatgaaccgtctttgccgagctgtaataaacgcaaggggtggaaataccaagtattaaatcacttatcagcattccagtattttgaaaattgtttatttctcttctttcacataagattcggtgaaatcctgaatatttcttccatttaatgtttcttgtttcgttcaaaaccttcccgagagaacatgaaaaataagttatgaagtcaatgtagagttaactttcataaaaattgagatttttagaatgttcgttaatttttttgcgcagtgtacatTTTGTTGGTGAGCTGGACAAGACTTTCCAAATCAAAACCCAACTTTGCTTTTgccaaatatttcaatgatgataTATTTCCGAATCCCCTAGTATTCCATATATGCGGCTTACCCGAATTTATATAAATTTGCTACATACCAAGTATTTTTCATCAtaactataattttttcttcgaagtTCATAGTGATAAGAGGGTATGATTATACGGTTGAAAATCTTTATATACTTTTCAAAATGTTTCTGAATGTctcctttttctgatttcagaATAGGATTGAAAGTTTCATTCAGAAGACTGAAAGACGATTATTCACTAATTTCCATAGGTAAGTTGTTCCACacacaaaaatatgaaaagtattgtatttcgaaaattgacaACAATTtatgatttcacaaaaaaatcaaCCCGGtaatacaggatgattcaccgcgatggtcaattagatgtttatggaaaagttATAatgattttgagctgaaaatttgcgtgTTGGGTTTgatacaatgatctttctccctgaattattttcagatcccttcaacttctggttatacctTATATTCTTATATCAAagggcacacccagtatattattgcatcatcagatagctttttgatggcaatttcagtATGataccataccttgggtaaaaactccaCCGTTCTGGAgctaatgggattcttatgaaaaaaatggtggcgatgaggactcacattttttttaatatttctgtagaaaaagttttcttcaaaaaaacctttatcattttcgattacttcgacaactcaaattcatcgaaattcaagattttcaaattagaacctatatcttttattatttcagtagatTCTACGTTTAAAAAATGTGGGgatacttaagcaaaccctctttctaaaatgaatacttgaagAGTTACAAGGAGGACACACAgttaggaattgcggtttttctcATTCAAAgatcttcctcgataactcttgaagtattcattttaggtatgggGTTCGCTTGAGTACCactcactatttttgtacatggaatcgactgaaataatgaaaaatataggttctaatttgaaaattttgagttttgatgaatttgaattgttcaagttcatgatcaTATTTATAAACACACATCTTGTACATTTTaatccaaactgcaaacagtctcataatactaattatttgcagaattgaaaattaaaaaggtTTTTAGGAATAgaaatttctgcagaaatatttaaaaaaatgtgagtcctcattgccaccattttttttcataataatccCATTAACTcctgaaccgttgagtttttacccaaggtatagcatattgctgaaattgccataaaaaaaagctatctaatgatgaaataataaactgggtgtgccattttaaatgaggaagtagtagtctgtttccggtataaccggaagttgaagagatctgaaaataattcAGGGAGAAAGCTCATTGCCTCAAACCCCAACGtgcaaattttcaacacaaaattatgattagttctccataaacgcctaatagaccatcgcggtgaatcaccctgtatataatcaaTATTGAATTTGAAGTCAATTTTTTTAGGATAAAGATagttaaaaaatagaaaatactctaattttttaaataaataaatttatttgcagAAATACTATGCAAACAATATACTCtacaaattacaaaaattcTCACAAAGGCCTAGCCATTGATCAATTGACATTATACTCATTAACTATTGTACCtagttttctgaaaaaatgttttcttccaGGCAAGTATTCTGTTGGATGGACCGCTGGTATGGTTTGACAATGGATGATATTAGAAGAATAGAGGATAAAACGAAAGAAGAACTAGAGACCCTTCGTCAAAAGGGAGAAGTACGAGGCTTGAAGGCAGACTCAGAATAAACAGATATATTTAGAGTCTTTGTTTAGTGAATTATtgatattgataatattgaataacaTTAGCAAAGAAACAAACATTTAAATTCGAACCATTCtctatttgtattttcctgTTGGCAGAGACTCATCGTACGAAAGTTATTGATATCGGTtatcaacaaacaaaagaaaatgtGGATAGAACGTGGAAAAGTAAACTTGAATATCATTTTAGTTTGTCCACATAAAAATCAATCAACTTTTTTCCAAGATGTTAAGTTTGTTAATGAGTTAAACTTCTTCATATCCTAGAAAATGATGTGTTTCTGCCAAATAGGATGATGGCGTTTTTCCTTGTTCCACTTTTGAGGTTAGGTGTTTTCTAAATGTCGTGATCGAAATTCTACAATTAAAATGTAATAAAgaggaaatattgaataatggGATTCTCTTCAAGAGAATTTAGATAGTTACCAAAGTATTACAACGGTCTGAATAATTATATTCAGTTTCAAAAAtggcaaagaattttttttatactgtAATATGATTTGAAGGTTGCAATTGGTTCAGAGGCATTCAACATTTACTGCTTTTAATCATTTCAACTTGTATTGTCCTATGTTGTAGAAAGAATTCTAGTTCTTTGGAAGATAAATTGCAATTGCTGATGTGAAAGTCATTTTATCCTTGTCGAGAACTTCTATTTTTGTGCGAGATCAGTCTATTAGGTGACagatttttttgtatatataattatatacttCTTTTTTACACTACTCTTAAGCCTTAATAAATTGTTGaagttaattttatttttcattttccttcagttggttttctattatttttttgattttcaatttgcttaatcatatttttttgggtaagtattttcattcatttcttctgagaaaataattataacttattatttgtttttatagttTATGTGATTtactaaattttttaaaatatttttatatcaatttttaCTTTTATATATCCTCAGCTGTAAAgtatttctgaatatttttgagaatggAGTCGGAATTGTTGTCAATCAAatcgattcagttttcctcatTATTTTCTAGCAATATATAAAAGAGTTGAGAATATATTGTTCATCTGTTCAATTAGTAGATGTAGAAGAGTATAAATGGTGTTTACAATAGAAATAAAGTTGTAAAACTAATATGTGCACTTTAACACAAATCACTTGAGAACAAGTTAATACTGTGAGAAGttatactttttatttcaaattgttctGAAATAATATATAGTAGATTTTTGATATGGGATCATATTGACAATATGTTTGAAAAAAACTTGTACTGTGTTCAATCTGAGTAATAGTGCACCTCAATCCAGCATTCCGGAACAATAGGACGGATGTACTTTGTGTAAATTTGACGATAGCATTGACATATTGTTGGAAAATATGGAATATCGTAATTTTAATAGG carries:
- the LOC123676978 gene encoding phosphatidylinositol transfer protein alpha isoform isoform X1, with the translated sequence MLIKEFRVVLPLTVDEYQVAQLYSVAEASKDNTGGGEGIEVLKNEPFTNYPLLGGKYNSGQYTYKIYHLTSKVPAFIRLLAPKGSLEVHEEAWNAYPYCRTVITNPGYMKDNFVICIETMHVGDSGNSENVHQLSNDKLKQREVVFVDIANDTVPSSDYKKEEDPTLFRSQKTGRGPLTGDWKNQVQPVMTCYKLVTVEFKWFGLQNRIESFIQKTERRLFTNFHRQVFCWMDRWYGLTMDDIRRIEDKTKEELETLRQKGEVRGLKADSE
- the LOC123676978 gene encoding phosphatidylinositol transfer protein alpha isoform isoform X2, with product MLIKEFRVVLPLTVDEYQVAQLYSVAEASKDNTGGGEGIEVLKNEPFTNYPLLGGKYNSGQYTYKIYHLTSKVPAFIRLLAPKGSLEVHEEAWNAYPYCRTVITNPTYMKENFLVLIETMHENSRGMTMNVHQLSNDKLKQREVVFVDIANDTVPSSDYKKEEDPTLFRSQKTGRGPLTGDWKNQVQPVMTCYKLVTVEFKWFGLQNRIESFIQKTERRLFTNFHRQVFCWMDRWYGLTMDDIRRIEDKTKEELETLRQKGEVRGLKADSE